The DNA sequence TACCGATTTCGGTTCGTTCTCCTCTTTCTTCCGCTCGCGGGTTTGGCGTTCATGGGACGAAGGCTTCTCCGAAGAGAGGAGTTCCTTCTCGCCCTCCTCTTCGTCTTGGCACTCTCGTTCGCCACGTCGGCGGTCAGCGTCGTCTATGACCGCTACACGGTGGTCGTCGTTCCCTTCCTGATCCTTCAGAGCGGCGTCGTGATCGATGAATGGCGCCGAGGAAGAGCGCGTGGGGAAGGCGGACGGCGATGAGAACCGCGTCCCTTCGTCTTCCGAGGATGTTCTCCGCTCGGGGAGCCGCCGGTCTCTCGGCGCTTCATCTTCTTCTCGCGCTCCTCTACAAACACGGGGTCGGGATCGACATCGAAGCAGACCCGACGATGACTTGGGATTGGCTTTGGCAAGCGCTCCCCGCAGAGGCTCTCCGGACGGATCTCTGGATGAGCCTCTGGAACCTCCACTCCCAGCCGCCGTTCTTCAACCTGTACGGCGCGCTCCTTCTCCGTCTCTCTCCCGCGCATCACTTGCAGCTCATGCACTACGCGAACATTCTTCTCGGCAGTCTTCTGATCTGCCTCGTCCCCGCCGGGTGGTACGCGAAGAACCTCGCGAAGTTCGGGTTCTTCGGCTCCTCGAGCTGGTACGGGATGAACCTCTGGAACGCGGTCTCGTTCCGATACGCGAAGCCGGACCTCATGCGGTTCGTCGAGGAGGGGGTTCTCGATCCGGTCGCGGCCGACGTCGTGACGGAACACAAGCGCTCGTTCTTCCGGCCCTCGGCCTACGAGAAGCACGGGTTCGATCGGAAAGCGGAGGAGCTCGTCCTTTCACGGGACGATTACAACAACATCAACATCCCGGACGTCTCGCGCGCGTACTTCCGAAACGCGCTTCGGATCCTTCGCCGGGACGCCGCCCACTATCTCGGGAACGTCGGCTGGGCGTATCGACAGTACGCCTCCCCGCCCTTCCGGGATCCTCATCATACGAAGAACATCCAGAAGCTCCCGATGCACATCCACGAATTTCTCTATTACCGTCTCTTGGAGGGGCAGTGGGCGGCGAATCGGATCGGCGAGCGTCTCGGGGAACGCTCCCTCGGATCGTTCTACTTCCTTCTTATCCCCCTCGGGCTTGTCGCATACGCGATTCCCCTCGTTCGTTCGTGCGAGCGCGATCCGCGCCGATGGGCGCGCCGCCTCCAAGAAGACGCGCCGATGGCGTTCACGATGCTCCTCGTGATCTACACGACGGTCGTCGGCTGCACCTTCGAGATCAACGAGAACGCGCGTTTCCGGTTCCTGGTGTCGCCGATCTTCCTCGCCTTCTTGGTCGTTCTCGGGAGCCGTATCCTCGCGGGACGAACATCAGCCAGGAGATAGAGAGGGGATTTCGAGAGAAACTATCGCGCGAGGAGCATCTTTCCCGCGCGCGTGCCGTCGTTCGTCTCGAGCCGGTAGAAATACACCCCGGAGCTGGCCGGAAGCCCGGCGTCGTTCGTCCCGTCCCACACGCGCTCGTGGTCGCCCGCGCCCAGCACGCGGCTCTCGAGGACGCGCACGATCCTCCCGACCGCGTCGTGAACGGAGAGCCTCGCGCTCGTGTTTCCGGGGAGCGTGAAGCGAATGGTCGTGGAAGGGTTGAATGGGTTCGGGCGGTTCCGGTGAAGCGCGAGGAGCGGCGCGCTCTCTCCGCCGGCGACCGCGGTCGGGACGACCGGCCCCGCGAGATACGCGATCGTCGCAATGCAGGCGCGCGTCACATCGACGCCGAAGTTCGCCTTGTTCATCTCGGTCGTGTCGCAGCTTCTGTGATAACAGGGGTAGAGATCCCATTCCTTCTCGATCGCGAGGAACGCCGGGAATCCCTCGTTCTGGAACGGGACGTGATCCGATCCCCAGCTGTAGTAATCGAGGCGCGTGGAAAGGCCGGTGTATTGGACGCACGCCTCGCGCATGATCTGCATGAGCCAATCCCACTCGTTCTCCCCTTCGATGATCAGCTTATAGGCGTTCTGGTACCAGGCGACCATGTCGCAGATCACGACGCCGAGGATCGAGTCCCCTTGCGCCGCTGCCTCCTGGGCGTAATGCGTCGATCCGTGGAGACCTTGCTCCTCGCCGGTGAACGCGATGAAGCGGATCGTCGAGCGGAACGAGTAGTCCTTGAGAATCTCCGCGGCGAGGAGGACCGCCGCCGTCCCGCTCGCGTTGTCGTTCGCCCCCGGCGCCGAAACGCTCGGGTTCCGCGAGGTCGCGTCGAGATGCCCGCCGATGATGTAGATCCGCTCGGGTGTTTCCGTCCCGGGGAGGGTCGCGATCACGTTCCGCGCGTTCGTTCCGGAAAACGTGAACGGATCGAACGCGACGTCGGCGAATCCCATCTCGAGAAATTGTTCATACACGTATCGTTCGGCCGTGTCGCATTGCGCGCTCGGCGTGTAGCGCGTCTCGATCGTGAAGGGATGGCCGGAGACGACGATCTCGTTCGAGCCGGCGAGGTTCCCGATCCACTGCATGTAGGAAGCGGAATCGACGCGATCGACCATCTGATCGACGACCGGCGGGAACTCGGTCGCGATCGTCTTTCTATGGGGAAGGACTCCGCGCGCGATCGGCTCTCGGAGAGGACGCTCGCGAAGCGGTCTTCCGGTAGTGACACCGTCGGTATCGGGAAGTTCTTCCCGCGACCAGACGATCGCGTTCGTTCCGTCCGTCCAGAGGATGTGCACGGCGGGTCGCCGCTCTCCGAGAACGCGCGCGAGCCCGGCGTCGACCGGCGCGTCTCCTTTCGATCGGACGAGATAAGTCGATCCGAACGTGGGGAGACGGATCGGACCCTGCACGGCGAACCCGGCGCGATGAAGCGCGCGCGCCGAGCTCTCGTCGCCCGCGAGGACGGCGTCGGGGAAGCGGTCGAGGAGGGAGGCGCCCGCGTCCCACGCGTTCTCGATCGTGCGGCCCGGTTCGAGCGGGGCGATCCAGAGTCGATCGGTCGCCCGCGCGGCCGACGAGAGAAGAAGAGCGAGAGAGAGCGCCAAGGAAAAGCTTCGCATCGAAAGGATTCCCTTCCTCGCTTCCGAATCGCCTGGGGTGTCCGGAAGCACGTTCATCCGGCCGGGGGGAGAAGGAAACCCGCCGCGGACGATCGATCCGAGGCGGGGAGACTCGAAGTCCTAACTGGCGACATTCTAACATGTTTCACCCGCGATGTCAATTCAGCTCGCCCGTTCCCGCTTTCTTCTCGCTCCTCCCCGTCGGCTCCCATCCCCGAGCCGTTGCGCCCGCCTGCCCCGGTCGCGTAACATGAATGTCTCACACTTTCTTCCGTGCGCCCCCTCGGGTGCCCGATCGAAACTCGCACTCGAAAAGAGGGATTCGATGAAGAGGATGACTTCCGCCGCCGCGACTCTCGCAGCGCTCCTCCTCCTTGCCGCCCCCGCGCACGGCGAGGAGATCCGCTTCGCGCTCTACCCGAGGATCTCTCCGGACGGGACGAAGATCGCCTTCTCCTACGACGGGGACATCTGGACCGTCCCTTCCGCCGGAGGGGAAGCGACGCGCATCACCGATCACGTTGCCTACGAAGGGTGGCCGGTCTGGTCGCCCGACGGAGAGCGGATCGCTTTCGCGTCGAACCGTTTCGGGAACATGGATGTCTTCACGGCGGACGCGCGAGGCGGGGAGCCGGCGCGCGTGACGTTTCACACGGGGACGGACATCCCCTGCGATTGGACGCCGGACGGAGGCGCGATCCTCTTCCAGTCGAGGCGCGAGGGTGCGGAGGATCTCTTTCTCGCGTCTCTCGGCGGCGGAACCCCGATCCGCGTGAGCGGGGTCTGGCTCGAACGCGAGGCGTTCGCCGATCTCTCGAACGACGGGAAGAAGGTCGTCTATTGCGACAACCGGTGCACGACCGGTTGGTCGCGGCGCTTCTTCAACTCGACCGACGCGGCGAACATCCTGATCTCCGACTTCTCGACGAGCGGAATCCGTCCGGCCGCGCTCACGGACGACACCTTCCACGATCTCTGGCCGCGCTTCTCGCCGGACGATCGGGAGATCTACTTCGCTTCCGGGCGGAACGGGGCGCTCAACGTTTTTCGAATGCCGGCGGAGGGGGGCGAGGCGGCGCAGCTCACGTCCCTCGAGAAGGACGTGCAGTGGCTCTCCCTCGCGGAGCGGGGCGGGCTTCTCGCCTTCTCGTCCGGCTTCGATCTCTACACGCTTCCTCTCGAAGGGGGGACCCCCCGCAAGGTCGATGTCCGTCTCCGGGCCGAGTTCAAGACGAACCCGGCCGAGGAGAAAACATTTACGGGCGAAATATCCGAGTTCCGAGTTTCGCCGGACGGGAAGAAGGCGGCCTTCGCCGTTCACGGCGAGATCTTCGTCGCGCGGGCGGAGAAGGGCGGGCGCGCGCGCCGCGTCACGAACACCCCTTGGCGCGAATCGGACATCGCCTGGCTCCCCGACTCGCGGCGGATCGTCTACGTCTCCGACCGGAACGGCGCGCTCGATCTCTTCATCGCCGACACGAAGACGGGAGAGGAGAAGCCGCTCTCGATCGGGCCGGACCACGATTCGAAGCCGGCCGTCTCGCCCGACGGGGAGTGGATCGCGTTCTATCGGGGGAACCGAGAGATCCGGCGGATCAAGCCGGCGGGGGGCGAATCGGAACGGATCGTGTCGGGGCGCTTTCTCGATCTTCGTTTGAACGCCACGTCCGAGTTCTCCTGGGCGCCCGACTCGCGTTGGATCGCCTACACGGCGTACGCGCCCGACTATCACACGGACATCCGCGTGCGGAATCTCGAGGACGGCGCCGATTCGCTGGTGAGCGCTCTCGCCGCGCACAACCACAGGCCGGTCTGGTCGCCGGACGGCGAGTATCTCTACTTCACCTCCTTCTTCCGCGAGAACGCCGATACGTACCGGGTGCGGCTCCAGCCGAAGAAGCCGCGCTTCGAGGAGGACCGTCTGGACAGCCTCTACGAGGAGAAATCCGAAGCGGAGGAGGAGAAGGACGAGAAGAAGAATGACAAAGAGAAAGAGAAGCCGAAGCCGGTCGTGATCGACTTCGAGAACATCTCGCTTCGCCAGGAGGCGTTCCCCGATCTCGCGAGCGAGGAATCCGAGCCGGTCTTCGCGGAGAAGGGGAAGACGGTCGTGTTCGCGGCGAACGTGATGGGCGAGGGGAGATTCGATCTCTGGTCCTTCCCGGCGGATGAGGAAGCCGAGGAGAAGAAGCTCGCGCAGCTCACGACGTCCGAGAAGGCGAAGAGCCGCCTCCAGGCGGTCGAGGACGCGGTCTGGTATCTCGAGGGCGGCAAGGTGAAGTGGCACGATCTCGCCAAGGGGAAGGGGGGAGCGCCGTCGTTCGAGGCGGAGATGCGGATCGATGTCGAGGCGGATCGCCGGCAGATGTTCCAAGAGGCGTGGGCGCTTCTCGCGGACCAGTTCTACGATCCGGAGTTCCACGGCGCCGATTGGGGGCGAGTGCGGGAGGAGTACGGGGCGGTCGTTCCTCACGCGCGGAACACCGAGGATTTCCACACGCTCGTCTCGATGATGCTCGGCGAGTTGAATGCTTCACACCTTGATATTTCGGTGCGAGGGGACGAGGGGAGCCCGCCGGAGACCGGCTACCTCGGGATCGAGCTCGATCACCCGCTTCTCGCGGAGGGGAGGTTCCGGGTTCGGTCGGTCCTTCCGGAGAGCCCCGCATCGCTCCGGGAATCGCGGATCGAGCCGGGCGAATACCTTCTTTCGGTGGACGGCGCGGCGCTCGGCCAAGGGACGAACCTTCACGAGATGCTCCACGGAAAAGTCGGCCGGCGGGTCGAGATCGAGGTTGCCCCGGGTCTCGACGGGAAGGAAAAGAGAGCGGTCCGCATCCGCCCGATCGGTCGGGCCGCGCACGTCGATCTCCAGTACGGCGAGTGGGAACGGGAAAGGCGCCGCTTGGTGGACGAATGGAGCGGCGGGAGGCTCGCCTATCTGCATGTCCGCAGCATGGGGAGCGCGGATCTCGTCCGCTTCCGGCGCGATCTCGTCTCGATCGCCGAGAAGAAGGAGGGGGCGGTGATCGATGTCCGCTACAACGGCGGGGGATGGATATCCGTCCATCTGCTTTCGATCTTGAGCGGGGAGACGTGGCTGCTCCGCGGCTTCCGCGGGGAGCCGCTCACCTCCGAGACGAAGATGCGCTCCTACGGATACGACAAGCCGACCGCTTTGCTCATCAACAATCGCTCGTATTCGAACGCGGAGATCTTCGCCGAGGGGTGGCGGAAGCTCGGGCTCGGCCCGATCGTGGGGATTCCGACCGCGGGAGCGGTGATCGGGACGGACAGTTGGACGTTGATCGACGGTTCCTTCTTTCGAAAGCCCTCGTGGGGCGCGTACACGCTGGAGGGGGAGAACCTCGAGAACAACGGCCGGAGGCCGGATCATCACGTGCCGAACACGTACAACGACTGGATGGATGGGCGCGACCCGCAGCTCCGGAAGGCGGTCGATCTCCTGCTCGAGGGGCTGGGTCCGAAGAAGTAGCCGTTATTGTCGATCACCTGCCGCCGCCACGACGAGCCGGGGCACCCCGTCGCGAAGAGCGACGGGGTGGCGAGGAAGCTCCTTCGCGCATGCGGCGCGAAGGAGAGACCCGCCGTCCGACGACCGACATCGCAACCACGGCGGGTGGCCACGGCCCGCCGAGGCGCCGCCTTCGCCGCGCCCGCTAAGAAGAAGAAGAAGAGACGATCGAGTCGGGCGCGGGCATCCCGCGAATCTCCATGATTCGCTCGATGGAGCGGCCGACGACCGAGTCGGGCGTGGACGCCCCGCCGGTGATCCCGATCGTCTGCGGTCCGGAAGGAAGCCACCCGCGCACGAGGATCGGATCCCCTCCAAGCGGCTTCGCGCGGATCGCGTCCGCGCTTTCGATGCACCCCGCCGACTCGATGTGAAAGGCGGGGACGCTGCGGCTCGCGATCTCGACGAGATGCCCGGTGTTCGAGCTGTTGAAGCCGCCGACGACGACCATTCGGTCGATCCCGCGCGCGAGAAGATCCCGGACCGCCCGCTGGCGATCCTCGGTCGCGCTGCAGATCGTGTCGAAGGCGCGAAAGTGCGCCTCGAGGTTCGCCTCCCCGTACCGATCGGACATCGCGCGGCGGAGCACATCCTGGATCGCGCGCGATTCCGATTCGAGCATGGTCGTCTGGTTGGCGAGGCCGATCTTCGAGAGGTGCTTCTCCGGATCGAACCCGGGACCGGCCGCCGCCGCGAAGCGCTCGCGGAATTCGGAGAAATCGTCCCGGACGATCCGCTCGGCGAGATTCTCCGCCTCCCGAAGGTCCCTCACGACGAGATACTTCCCATCGGCGCGCGCCGCGAGGACCTGCGAGCAGGTCGCCGCCGTCTCCTCGTGATCGTACTTGCCGTGGATCACCGACGTGAACCCGTCCGCGGCGTACTGGCGGACGCGCTTCCAGACGTTCAGCACGGAACCGCACGTTGTGTCGACGATCTCATATCCCTTGTCGACGAGGAACGCCATCTCCGGCGCGCGCGCCCCAAACGCGGGGATCAGGACGACATCCCCCGTCGCGAGCTCGCGGAAACGCTCTTCGAGACTCCCGCCCGACGGGAGGAAGCGGATCCCCATCTCGTCCAGATGGCGGTTCACACGCGGGTTGTGGATGATCTCCCCGGTGATCCAGATCCGGCGGCCGGGGAAGCGATGTCTCGCGGCGAACGCGTACTCGACCGCGCGATCGACCCCGTAGCAGAAGCCGAACTCCGCCGCGAGACGGATGGTCGTCTCCCCT is a window from the Candidatus Eisenbacteria bacterium genome containing:
- a CDS encoding PD40 domain-containing protein, whose translation is MKRMTSAAATLAALLLLAAPAHGEEIRFALYPRISPDGTKIAFSYDGDIWTVPSAGGEATRITDHVAYEGWPVWSPDGERIAFASNRFGNMDVFTADARGGEPARVTFHTGTDIPCDWTPDGGAILFQSRREGAEDLFLASLGGGTPIRVSGVWLEREAFADLSNDGKKVVYCDNRCTTGWSRRFFNSTDAANILISDFSTSGIRPAALTDDTFHDLWPRFSPDDREIYFASGRNGALNVFRMPAEGGEAAQLTSLEKDVQWLSLAERGGLLAFSSGFDLYTLPLEGGTPRKVDVRLRAEFKTNPAEEKTFTGEISEFRVSPDGKKAAFAVHGEIFVARAEKGGRARRVTNTPWRESDIAWLPDSRRIVYVSDRNGALDLFIADTKTGEEKPLSIGPDHDSKPAVSPDGEWIAFYRGNREIRRIKPAGGESERIVSGRFLDLRLNATSEFSWAPDSRWIAYTAYAPDYHTDIRVRNLEDGADSLVSALAAHNHRPVWSPDGEYLYFTSFFRENADTYRVRLQPKKPRFEEDRLDSLYEEKSEAEEEKDEKKNDKEKEKPKPVVIDFENISLRQEAFPDLASEESEPVFAEKGKTVVFAANVMGEGRFDLWSFPADEEAEEKKLAQLTTSEKAKSRLQAVEDAVWYLEGGKVKWHDLAKGKGGAPSFEAEMRIDVEADRRQMFQEAWALLADQFYDPEFHGADWGRVREEYGAVVPHARNTEDFHTLVSMMLGELNASHLDISVRGDEGSPPETGYLGIELDHPLLAEGRFRVRSVLPESPASLRESRIEPGEYLLSVDGAALGQGTNLHEMLHGKVGRRVEIEVAPGLDGKEKRAVRIRPIGRAAHVDLQYGEWERERRRLVDEWSGGRLAYLHVRSMGSADLVRFRRDLVSIAEKKEGAVIDVRYNGGGWISVHLLSILSGETWLLRGFRGEPLTSETKMRSYGYDKPTALLINNRSYSNAEIFAEGWRKLGLGPIVGIPTAGAVIGTDSWTLIDGSFFRKPSWGAYTLEGENLENNGRRPDHHVPNTYNDWMDGRDPQLRKAVDLLLEGLGPKK
- a CDS encoding M20/M25/M40 family metallo-hydrolase, producing MRSFSLALSLALLLSSAARATDRLWIAPLEPGRTIENAWDAGASLLDRFPDAVLAGDESSARALHRAGFAVQGPIRLPTFGSTYLVRSKGDAPVDAGLARVLGERRPAVHILWTDGTNAIVWSREELPDTDGVTTGRPLRERPLREPIARGVLPHRKTIATEFPPVVDQMVDRVDSASYMQWIGNLAGSNEIVVSGHPFTIETRYTPSAQCDTAERYVYEQFLEMGFADVAFDPFTFSGTNARNVIATLPGTETPERIYIIGGHLDATSRNPSVSAPGANDNASGTAAVLLAAEILKDYSFRSTIRFIAFTGEEQGLHGSTHYAQEAAAQGDSILGVVICDMVAWYQNAYKLIIEGENEWDWLMQIMREACVQYTGLSTRLDYYSWGSDHVPFQNEGFPAFLAIEKEWDLYPCYHRSCDTTEMNKANFGVDVTRACIATIAYLAGPVVPTAVAGGESAPLLALHRNRPNPFNPSTTIRFTLPGNTSARLSVHDAVGRIVRVLESRVLGAGDHERVWDGTNDAGLPASSGVYFYRLETNDGTRAGKMLLAR
- a CDS encoding 4-hydroxy-3-methylbut-2-enyl diphosphate reductase — encoded protein: MTDGVPSPAPADREERVNGDRDIRATPDLRNLAAEEMAAVFRSPIIDHLRRHGFEIRSGETTIRLAAEFGFCYGVDRAVEYAFAARHRFPGRRIWITGEIIHNPRVNRHLDEMGIRFLPSGGSLEERFRELATGDVVLIPAFGARAPEMAFLVDKGYEIVDTTCGSVLNVWKRVRQYAADGFTSVIHGKYDHEETAATCSQVLAARADGKYLVVRDLREAENLAERIVRDDFSEFRERFAAAAGPGFDPEKHLSKIGLANQTTMLESESRAIQDVLRRAMSDRYGEANLEAHFRAFDTICSATEDRQRAVRDLLARGIDRMVVVGGFNSSNTGHLVEIASRSVPAFHIESAGCIESADAIRAKPLGGDPILVRGWLPSGPQTIGITGGASTPDSVVGRSIERIMEIRGMPAPDSIVSSSSS